The Pectobacterium sp. A5351 genome contains the following window.
TTGATATTGAAGGGCGACTAGATGATGAATTTCCTGCCAGTTGGGCAGAACTTTCTGATGATTTAAAAGAACATGACAGGCTGACAGAAAATAGTGAGCAAAGAGTCACTGTCATCGAAACACACTATTGGTATGGAAAGAAAACGCTGACGCCTTTCGTCAGCGAAAAGATCCCCATCTTTGATGAAAATAAGCGTTGCATTGGTACGATGTGGAATGCCAGACCTCTGGATACGCGGTCTCCGCTTATATATATAGATCAAAAGAAACCGACGACGTTGCAAACAGAATTGAAGACCAATATTTTCACCCAATCAGAACTGGACATTATTTTCTTAATATTACAACGTTTCTCAAATAAAGAAATT
Protein-coding sequences here:
- a CDS encoding helix-turn-helix transcriptional regulator, which translates into the protein MPSSQKNMTDYIRNLIIMMECLNEPWGIKDLSSRHVYMNKAAYLYTNTPTHFDIEGRLDDEFPASWAELSDDLKEHDRLTENSEQRVTVIETHYWYGKKTLTPFVSEKIPIFDENKRCIGTMWNARPLDTRSPLIYIDQKKPTTLQTELKTNIFTQSELDIIFLILQRFSNKEIARKMNVSPKTIENRIYNMYQKAEAHSLPQFEEFCRHLGIDGYIPNSLIEKGIQFI